In Rhea pennata isolate bPtePen1 chromosome 13, bPtePen1.pri, whole genome shotgun sequence, the following proteins share a genomic window:
- the LOC134146212 gene encoding C-signal-like, which translates to MAGLCVHSALVTGANRGIGLGIVKQLLQMSNPPEWVFAACRDPKGERAQELQHLASKHANLVIIPLEVTDPTSIQAAAGRVREHLKDSGLNLLINNAGIIKPSSLETETVENMSQVYATNTIGPLLVSQAFLPLLKKAAQGSSSSELSCSKAAIINMSSYGGSIEEVHAWEYVQCISYRCSKAALNMLTKCQSLGYRQHGILCAALHPGWVQTDMGSSAGHKPPLTVDVSVQGMLNVLCSLSEKDTGTFLDWEGKALPW; encoded by the exons atggcagGGCTTTGTGTCCACTCTGCTCTGGTCACTGGGGCCAATCGAGGAATCGGCCTGGGAATTGtcaagcagctcctgcagatgtCAAACCCACCCGAGTGGGTCTTTGCAGCCTGCCGGGACCCCAAGGGAGAGCGAGCACAG GAGTTACAGCATTTGGCCTCCAAGCACGCCAACCTGGTCATCATCCCGCTTG AAGTCACTGACCCCACCAGcatccaggcagctgcaggcagagtcAGGGAGCACCTGAAGGACTCTGGGCTGAACCTCCTCATCAACAACGCTGGCATTATAAAACCAAGCTCTTTGGAAACTGAGACTGTGGAGAACATGTCCCAGGTGTATGCCACCAACACGATTGGGCCCCTGCTGGTGAGCCAG GCATTCCTGCCCTTGCTGAAGAAGGCTGCCCAGGGAAGCTCGagctctgagctgagctgcagcaaggcagccaTCATCAACATGTCCAGCTATGGTGGCTCCATAGAGGAAGTCCATGCATGGGAATATGTGCAATGTATCTCATACCGCTGCAGCAAG gctgctctgaacaTGCTCACCAAGTGCCAGTCCTTGGGGTACCGGCAACACGGCATCCTCTGCGCTGCTCTCCACCCTGGCTGGGTGCAAACGGACATGGGGAGCTCAGCAGGACACAAG cccccactgaCGGTGGACGTGAGCGTACAAGGAATGCTGAatgtgctctgctccctctccgAGAAGGACACGGGGACTTTCCTGGACTGGGAAGGGAAAGCACTGCCCTGGTGA